In the genome of Leeuwenhoekiella sp. MAR_2009_132, one region contains:
- a CDS encoding SRPBCC family protein produces the protein MKIYKLHSIQKLPISLDEAWDFLTNPRNLEMLTPSEMNFKVFSGADRPMFAGQLLQYTVTPLPGFNTKWVSEITALKEKEYFIDEQRYGPYAFWHHKHFIKKIPGGVSMEDLVDYKLPLGIIGRAVHPILVKPKLDSIFEYRQEQLLKMFGAYVEPKNIDNGISKHDILN, from the coding sequence ATGAAAATTTACAAGCTACACAGCATTCAAAAACTACCCATTTCACTTGATGAAGCCTGGGACTTTTTGACTAATCCCAGAAACTTAGAAATGCTCACTCCTTCAGAAATGAACTTTAAAGTCTTTTCTGGGGCAGATCGTCCTATGTTTGCGGGGCAGTTGTTGCAATATACTGTAACACCGCTACCGGGATTTAATACTAAGTGGGTTTCAGAAATAACAGCTTTAAAAGAGAAAGAATATTTTATAGACGAGCAACGCTACGGTCCTTACGCTTTTTGGCATCACAAACATTTTATCAAAAAAATTCCCGGTGGTGTATCTATGGAAGATCTTGTAGATTACAAGCTACCTCTTGGCATTATAGGTAGAGCAGTACATCCTATTTTGGTTAAACCAAAATTAGATTCAATATTTGAGTATAGACAGGAACAGCTTTTAAAAATGTTTGGAGCTTACGTTGAACCAAAAAATATCGATAACGGTATTAGCAAACACGACATATTAAATTAA